Proteins found in one candidate division KSB1 bacterium genomic segment:
- a CDS encoding phosphatase PAP2 family protein: protein MISRNRLGAVILFVIVTSWQTTGHAQGLQASQNQRSFKSLASKASSDVLYIFAAPSRLSSRSGLKLLALTGVTTGFMTILDQNIDDDFIERDDLYVKPGIGLAKVGDVYDRISSKYVLAGLSASMLTGGLIFKDKKLLETTRLMVESYLISGAIAQLGKRVFGRARPYTGEGPSKFEPFKFRGARDRRSFPSGHATSAFSMMTVLAKQYDQWWIKIPAYTVAISVAMQRMDSRNHWGADVIVGGAIGYSVGSALVNRYKQQSNRVSMNPYIFGNRVGIMFIF from the coding sequence TTGATCAGCAGAAATCGATTAGGTGCCGTCATCTTGTTTGTTATCGTCACTTCATGGCAGACTACCGGGCATGCACAAGGGCTGCAGGCTTCTCAAAACCAGCGTTCCTTCAAATCCTTGGCCTCAAAGGCGAGTAGTGATGTTTTATACATCTTCGCTGCTCCATCCCGTCTAAGCTCAAGAAGCGGCCTGAAACTTCTTGCACTTACCGGAGTTACCACCGGTTTTATGACAATACTAGATCAGAACATAGATGATGATTTCATCGAAAGAGACGATCTCTACGTCAAACCCGGAATCGGTTTGGCAAAGGTTGGTGACGTTTACGACAGAATATCTTCAAAATATGTGCTTGCAGGTCTCTCCGCTTCGATGCTTACTGGCGGGTTAATTTTTAAAGACAAAAAGCTTTTGGAAACCACCCGCCTGATGGTGGAGTCATATCTAATTTCCGGTGCGATTGCGCAACTGGGAAAAAGAGTTTTCGGTAGAGCTCGGCCCTATACGGGTGAAGGGCCATCGAAGTTTGAGCCTTTTAAGTTCAGGGGTGCAAGGGATCGCCGTTCGTTTCCCTCGGGCCATGCCACCAGTGCTTTCTCAATGATGACTGTCCTGGCTAAACAATATGACCAATGGTGGATTAAGATTCCGGCCTACACTGTGGCAATATCGGTTGCGATGCAGCGTATGGACAGCCGCAACCATTGGGGAGCCGACGTTATTGTGGGAGGCGCCATCGGTTACTCGGTCGGCAGTGCCTTGGTAAACAGGTACAAGCAGCAGTCAAACAGAGTATCCATGAATCCTTACATTTTCGGAAACCGGGTAGGAATTATGTTTATTTTCTGA
- a CDS encoding DUF3047 domain-containing protein gives MLRLFFYGLVLLPIVLLAGSINYEHDSSPEETIESYSQKWNEIVNNDSLMQETQKEQFLKIIDSLFYLERLGPQILQKTWVKLDSYAQNQLVEALKSSILQKICDSSLMKVTDGKIALTFKNKEIKENFAMLNCDFVRNNHKISIEIYMLRSPKGSWKISNLKIGNISILHYYYSVCDDILKKYSFPYLVSELGEYHFVALEDFEGSPLGELPVGWTWKKQDNDKNKPYRIETENGNKYLEATDDGESVILGKEIKWDLKKYPYISFRWRGHRIPEGGDERFHERVDSAAGIYIIYRKKFGLIPESVKYVWSSKHPVGSAMRRSGIGRPWMVVAESGKDHLGEWRTYVFNLFEAYQKTFGGNSPDVAIGIGILSDANSTKSHAHADYDDIRALKKANADSGVLNILKAE, from the coding sequence ATGCTGCGATTATTTTTCTACGGATTGGTGCTTCTCCCGATAGTTTTGTTGGCTGGGTCTATAAATTATGAACACGATTCAAGCCCTGAAGAAACTATTGAATCTTATTCCCAAAAATGGAATGAAATCGTTAATAATGATTCTCTAATGCAGGAAACTCAAAAGGAACAGTTTTTGAAAATAATCGACAGCCTATTTTATCTTGAGCGACTTGGACCCCAAATTTTACAAAAAACCTGGGTTAAACTTGACTCTTATGCTCAAAATCAATTAGTTGAAGCCTTAAAGTCATCTATTCTGCAAAAAATTTGTGACAGCTCCCTGATGAAAGTCACCGATGGAAAAATTGCCCTGACCTTTAAAAATAAAGAAATAAAAGAAAACTTTGCGATGCTCAATTGTGATTTTGTCAGAAACAATCATAAAATTTCTATCGAAATATATATGCTTAGAAGTCCGAAAGGGAGTTGGAAGATTAGCAATCTTAAAATTGGTAACATCAGCATACTCCATTATTATTACAGCGTGTGTGATGACATTTTAAAAAAATATTCTTTCCCGTATCTCGTCAGTGAACTTGGAGAGTATCATTTCGTAGCCCTTGAAGACTTCGAAGGTAGTCCATTGGGAGAATTACCGGTTGGCTGGACCTGGAAGAAGCAAGATAACGATAAAAATAAACCTTACCGGATCGAAACGGAAAATGGCAACAAATATCTCGAAGCCACCGACGACGGAGAATCCGTAATTCTCGGTAAAGAAATCAAGTGGGATTTAAAGAAGTATCCTTATATTTCATTTAGATGGAGGGGACATCGGATACCGGAAGGTGGTGATGAGCGGTTTCACGAAAGAGTGGATAGCGCGGCCGGTATTTATATTATTTATAGGAAAAAGTTCGGCTTGATCCCGGAATCAGTAAAATATGTCTGGAGTTCGAAACACCCTGTCGGCTCGGCTATGAGGCGAAGTGGCATTGGCAGACCCTGGATGGTGGTAGCTGAGTCGGGGAAAGATCATTTAGGCGAATGGCGAACCTACGTTTTTAATCTCTTCGAAGCATATCAAAAGACCTTTGGCGGCAACTCACCCGATGTGGCAATTGGCATTGGCATTCTTTCAGATGCAAACTCAACTAAATCTCATGCCCATGCAGACTATGATGATATCAGAGCCCTGAAAAAAGCGAATGCTGATTCCGGAGTACTGAATATTTTAAAGGCTGAGTAG
- a CDS encoding class I SAM-dependent methyltransferase, whose product MQKKSYLILRHYILIIVVAVVATAVGGFYTSNLTLQSDLSVLLPNSFESVKALNRIKEEVGGVGQLRLLIETKDFSAAKKAIEGKRIVELGCMRKLLRHPISELHPRCCTDGHSTYHWGTSGAEVISVDTSWKAVMVARWSCRKFKNVKIIPADAIEFLANFNHSIDLLFLDAWDVKPGIDYAEMHLLAYQKARPKLSRTNIISIDDTDIGQGGKARFLIPVLERDNYEILVRGRQTIAIS is encoded by the coding sequence ATGCAAAAAAAATCTTATCTGATATTGCGACACTATATTCTAATTATTGTTGTGGCTGTGGTCGCCACAGCAGTCGGCGGGTTTTACACTTCCAACTTGACTCTCCAAAGTGACCTGTCTGTTTTATTGCCGAATAGTTTTGAAAGCGTGAAAGCTTTGAACCGAATCAAAGAAGAAGTGGGCGGGGTTGGTCAATTGCGCCTGCTGATTGAGACGAAAGATTTTTCTGCGGCCAAGAAGGCGATAGAGGGTAAAAGAATCGTTGAATTGGGTTGCATGCGCAAGCTTCTCAGGCACCCGATTAGCGAACTTCACCCCCGATGTTGTACGGACGGCCATTCAACTTATCATTGGGGTACTTCGGGAGCCGAAGTAATTTCAGTCGATACTAGCTGGAAAGCTGTGATGGTAGCCAGATGGAGTTGCAGAAAATTCAAGAATGTTAAAATTATTCCAGCGGATGCCATCGAGTTTTTGGCGAATTTCAATCACTCGATAGACCTTCTTTTTCTCGATGCCTGGGATGTAAAGCCAGGTATCGATTATGCGGAAATGCATTTATTGGCCTATCAAAAAGCGAGACCAAAGCTGAGCAGGACGAATATTATTTCAATTGATGATACCGATATTGGCCAAGGCGGAAAGGCACGTTTTTTAATTCCTGTTTTAGAACGTGACAATTATGAAATACTGGTGCGGGGAAGACAGACGATTGCCATTTCCTAA